In Nicotiana tabacum cultivar K326 chromosome 11, ASM71507v2, whole genome shotgun sequence, a single window of DNA contains:
- the LOC107815434 gene encoding uncharacterized protein LOC107815434 produces the protein MDSTLPLSQSPTDTASKLPIKRKTTDDPFISSTATGSDPEKPPPFKFHRIWTEPDEIRFLQGLLDDGSLLFPRDLNIFYTRFSNTMSQPYTKSQLSEKLRRLRKKFWVIYSRLSKGLDMSLLSPHDRALYDLSRQLWHPDFAHTSPFNAGKSKKSNLVGVKVSLLPTIPSAPGPGQGLNQYDTGPGQGSFLPNAPYVSGPDRNKGSGQDPNQDGTVPYQDKLSMDTDPLSVGNSNRITGKDPTHDGVSVSKENVEVGEVNNENNDEIGEFCDEDGKLSEVNVVFESGDVGDKQVRCSCLDGPVRVGIGCGIGEIAAKVVMDVFDECLKDYKNGGFLKEENLDKFEERWKEQRVAELDVLARRLRLVLEQSLQS, from the coding sequence ATGGACTCCACCCTTCCCCTTTCTCAATCCCCCACTGACACTGCTTCTAAGCTCCCTATCAAACGCAAAACAACCGACGACCCATTTATCTCCTCCACCGCAACCGGTTCGGACCCGGAAAAACCGCCACCATTTAAATTCCACCGAATTTGGACTGAACCGGATGAGATCCGGTTTTTACAAGGTCTTCTTGATGATGGTTCCCTCTTATTCCCTCGTGATCTTAATATTTTTTATACTCGGTTTTCAAATACCATGTCGCAGCCTTATACGAAATCTCAACTTTCTGAGAAATTACGTAGGTTGAGGAAGAAGTTTTGGGTGATTTATTCTCGTCTGTCCAAAGGGTTAGATATGTCATTGTTGTCGCCACATGATCGTGCTTTGTATGATCTTTCGAGACAGCTTTGGCACCCTGATTTTGCTCATACGTCGCCGTTTAACGCTGGCAAGTCGAAAAAATCCAACTTGGTTGGTGTTAAAGTTAGCCTTTTGCCCACCATCCCTTCTGCTCCTGGCCCGGGTCAAGGCCTCAATCAATATGATACAGGCCCGGGCCAAGGGAGCTTTTTGCCCAATGCTCCTTATGTTTCAGGCCCTGACCGGAACAAGGGTTCAGGCCAAGACCCGAATCAAGATGGTACAGTTCCTTACCAAGACAAACTCTCAATGGATACTGACCCTTTGTCCGTTGGGAATAGTAATAGAATAACAGGGAAAGACCCGACCCATGACGGAGTTTCAGTGAGTAAGGAGAATGTTGAAGTGGGAGAGGTAAATAATGAGAACAATGATGAAATTGGtgagttttgtgatgaagatggAAAGTTGAGTGAGGTGAATGTGGTATTCGAAAGCGGGGATGTGGGGGATAAACAAGTCAGGTGTAGTTGTTTGGATGGTCCGGTTCGGGTTGGGATAGGATGTGGTATTGGGGAGATTGCTGCAAAAGTGGTGATGGATGTGTTTGATGAGTGTTTGAAAGATTATAAGAATGGTGGTTTTTTGAAAGAGGAAAATTTGGACAAGTTTGAGGAGAGGTGGAAGGAACAAAGAGTTGCAGAGTTGGATGTATTGGCGCGTCGTTTGAGGTTGGTGCTCGAGCAATCTCTTCAAAGTTAA
- the LOC107815435 gene encoding pentatricopeptide repeat-containing protein At4g21170-like isoform X1 — protein MNLSPRIIPPLAPHLLFKTFPLLIQTRHPTFSTLTLQDSSNIITSICNSLRRGENWEYLTKKFQSFHFTPPIIQQVLLTLKEPNDSKNALSFFHWSSRNCKFKHGVFTYCITIHILAKSKLVKDAKALLESALKNENLFVVLDSLIGSYKLVDSCPFVFDLFVQCCAKLRMIDKCVDVCNLLDENGFMLSVISYNTMLHVVQKSEKTSIVWGIYEYMIEKRIYPNEMTTRIMISALCKEGKLQRFLDVVERSHGKRCQQPGVVVNTCLIYGMIEDGRIEGGLSLMKRMLQKNMILDMISCSLVVLAKVKMRDLESALGVYDEMLRRGFEGNALVYDSFIGAYCEEKRIDEAIKLMDEMECLHMKPFGETFNHLIKGCSEVGRLEESMKFCDKMMANGFVPSCLAFNKLVAKLCENGSAKSADQLLTSLMGKDFVPDQSIYTYLIVGYADEGDIEGALKLYYEMQYRSISPNASIFDSLIIALCQCGRLKEAGEFFSLMIGQSLTPSIHVYKKLVASHLERGDETGAHQLYRQIRREIGDMQ, from the coding sequence ATGAACTTATCACCTCGTATCATTCCCCCTTTAGCTCCCCATTTACTCTTCAAAACTTTCCCTCTCTTAATTCAAACTCGCCACCCTACTTTTTCAACCCTAACTCTTCAAGATTCCTCCAATATAATCACCTCTATATGCAATTCCCTACGCAGAGGTGAAAATTGGGAATACTTAACCAAAAAGTTTCAATCTTTTCACTTCACACCCCCAATTATTCAACAAGTGCTTTTAACCCTCAAAGAACCAAATGATTCCAAAAATGCCCTGAGTTTCTTCCATTGGTCATCAAGAAATTGCAAATTTAAACATGGGGTTTTCACTTATTGCATTACAATTCATATTCTTGCAAAATCTAAGCTTGTCAAAGATGCAAAGGCACTGCTTGAATCTgctttgaaaaatgaaaatttatttgttgttcttgaTTCTTTAATTGGAAGTTATAAGTTAGTTGATTCGTGCCCGTTCGTGTTTGATTTGTTTGTTCAGTGTTGTGCTAAGTTGAGAATGATAGATAAGTGTGTAGATGTTTGTAACTTGTTGGATGAAAATGGATTTATGCTTAGTGTTATTAGTTACAATACTATGCTTCATGTTGTGCAGAAATCGGAAAAGACTAGTATAGTTTGGGGTATTTATGAGTATATGATTGAGAAAAGGATATACCCGAATGAAATGACTACGAGAATTATGATTAGTGCTTTGTGTAAAGAAGGGAAGTTGCAACGATTTTTGGATGTTGTGGAGAGAAGTCATGGAAAAAGATGTCAGCAACCCGGGGTTGTTGTGAATACGTGTTTGATATATGGGATGATTGAGGACGGTAGAATTGAAGGCGGGTTGAGTTTGATGAAGAGAATGTTGCAAAAGAATATGATACTTGATATGATTTCGTGTTCTTTAGTTGTTCTTGCAAAGGTGAAGATGAGAGATTTGGAGTCCGCTTTGGGTGTTTATGATGAAATGCTTAGGCGGGGTTTTGAAGGGAATGCACTAGTGTACGATTCGTTCATTGGGGCGTATTGTGAGGAGAAGCGGATAGATGAAGCAATTAAGCTGATGGATGAAATGGAGTGTTTGCATATGAAACCATTTGGCGAAACATTCAATCATCTGATTAAGGGTTGTTCAGAAGTGGGAAGATTAGAAGAAAGCATGAAATTTTGTGATAAAATGATGGCGAATGGGTTCGTTCCTAGTTGTTTAGCTTTTAACAAACTTGTCGCTAAGCTTTGTGAAAATGGAAGTGCAAAGTCTGCTGATCAGCTATTGACTTCTCTGATGGGTAAGGATTTTGTTCCAGATCAAAGTATCTATACTTACCtcattgttggttatgccgaCGAAGGTGACATTGAAGGAGCACTTAAGCTTTATTATGAAATGCAGTATAGGTCGATCTCTCCTAATGCTTCTATTTTTGATTCATTGATTATTGCTTTGTGTCAATGTGGGAGATTGAAAGAAGCCGGCGAGTTTTTCTCTTTAATGATTGGTCAATCATTGACACCAAGCATTCATGTTTATAAGAAATTGGTCGCAAGCCACTTGGAGAGGGGCGATGAAACAGGGGCTCATCAGCTGTACAGACAAATACGTAGAGAGATTGGCGACATGCAATAG
- the LOC107815435 gene encoding small ribosomal subunit protein mL103 (rPPR7)-like isoform X2, protein MNLSPRIIPPLAPHLLFKTFPLLIQTRHPTFSTLTLQDSSNIITSICNSLRRGENWEYLTKKFQSFHFTPPIIQQVLLTLKEPNDSKNALSFFHWSSRNCKFKHGVFTYCITIHILAKSKLVKDAKALLESALKNENLFVVLDSLIGSYKLVDSCPFVFDLFVQCCAKLRMIDKCVDVCNLLDENGFMLSVISYNTMLHVVQKSEKTSIVWGIYEYMIEKRIYPNEMTTRIMISALCKEGKLQRFLDVVERSHGKRCQQPGVVVNTCLIYGMIEDGRIEGGLSLMKRMLQKNMILDMISCSLVVLAKVKMRDLESALGVYDEMLRRGFEGNALVYDSFIGAYCEEKRIDEAIKLMDEMECLHMKPFGETFNHLIKGCSEVGRLEESMKFCDKMMANGFVPSCLAFNKLVAKLCENGSAKSADQLLTSLMGEKISWTARKT, encoded by the exons ATGAACTTATCACCTCGTATCATTCCCCCTTTAGCTCCCCATTTACTCTTCAAAACTTTCCCTCTCTTAATTCAAACTCGCCACCCTACTTTTTCAACCCTAACTCTTCAAGATTCCTCCAATATAATCACCTCTATATGCAATTCCCTACGCAGAGGTGAAAATTGGGAATACTTAACCAAAAAGTTTCAATCTTTTCACTTCACACCCCCAATTATTCAACAAGTGCTTTTAACCCTCAAAGAACCAAATGATTCCAAAAATGCCCTGAGTTTCTTCCATTGGTCATCAAGAAATTGCAAATTTAAACATGGGGTTTTCACTTATTGCATTACAATTCATATTCTTGCAAAATCTAAGCTTGTCAAAGATGCAAAGGCACTGCTTGAATCTgctttgaaaaatgaaaatttatttgttgttcttgaTTCTTTAATTGGAAGTTATAAGTTAGTTGATTCGTGCCCGTTCGTGTTTGATTTGTTTGTTCAGTGTTGTGCTAAGTTGAGAATGATAGATAAGTGTGTAGATGTTTGTAACTTGTTGGATGAAAATGGATTTATGCTTAGTGTTATTAGTTACAATACTATGCTTCATGTTGTGCAGAAATCGGAAAAGACTAGTATAGTTTGGGGTATTTATGAGTATATGATTGAGAAAAGGATATACCCGAATGAAATGACTACGAGAATTATGATTAGTGCTTTGTGTAAAGAAGGGAAGTTGCAACGATTTTTGGATGTTGTGGAGAGAAGTCATGGAAAAAGATGTCAGCAACCCGGGGTTGTTGTGAATACGTGTTTGATATATGGGATGATTGAGGACGGTAGAATTGAAGGCGGGTTGAGTTTGATGAAGAGAATGTTGCAAAAGAATATGATACTTGATATGATTTCGTGTTCTTTAGTTGTTCTTGCAAAGGTGAAGATGAGAGATTTGGAGTCCGCTTTGGGTGTTTATGATGAAATGCTTAGGCGGGGTTTTGAAGGGAATGCACTAGTGTACGATTCGTTCATTGGGGCGTATTGTGAGGAGAAGCGGATAGATGAAGCAATTAAGCTGATGGATGAAATGGAGTGTTTGCATATGAAACCATTTGGCGAAACATTCAATCATCTGATTAAGGGTTGTTCAGAAGTGGGAAGATTAGAAGAAAGCATGAAATTTTGTGATAAAATGATGGCGAATGGGTTCGTTCCTAGTTGTTTAGCTTTTAACAAACTTGTCGCTAAGCTTTGTGAAAATGGAAGTGCAAAGTCTGCTGATCAGCTATTGACTTCTCTGATGG GGGAAAAAATAAGCTGGACGGCAAGGAAAACTTGA